A genomic region of Solanum dulcamara chromosome 2, daSolDulc1.2, whole genome shotgun sequence contains the following coding sequences:
- the LOC129880208 gene encoding probable LRR receptor-like serine/threonine-protein kinase At1g14390 has translation MMRGFLFLGLVLFFLVSFSSAQLVPAESRILFQVQQLLENPPVLQEWNNWTNFCFLPQSPSLVITCSGNHITELTIVGNKKSPFESLKSSSPQALSGKFSIDSFFTVVTKLSSLKKLSLVSLGLWGSLPAKISRLHSLEVLNISSNFILGEIPSSIVNFKNLKSLVLARNLFNGSVPDLKGLKTLEELDLSGNNLGPKFPSLGNNNLVSLNLSNNFFRSEIANGLNKFTHLQILDLSSNKLVGPMPSFLFSLPAIKSISIANNQLSGSLPASVSCSNNLKFVNFSSNLLMGKLPACLGSSSRNRTVINVWNCLSSTSTKSQHPHTFCEKQAIAVKPPPRTNDEKEQGTIKLGVVLGLIAGIVVVVSAIGLLIFFIVKKVVRNRVQGYKNDTLAFEKNSTLSKTADGGNARRTMRMVSLGLPPYHVFTLEEMEEATNNFDPTNLVGEGSQGQLYRGWLRDGSVVLVKCLKLKQKHSPQILQQHMEMISKLRHRHLVSVLGHCVVTYQDHPNTASTVFIVLENVVNGSLKDHLSDWRKRDVLKWPQRMGITMGIAKGIQYLHTGGVTGNDIKLENVLLDETLTARISSYNISLPPKVGSESPLAGPDQFTSAKEAEKEDIYQLGIILLEVIIGRPINSQSEAEDLKLQVETALAESPSKLRDLTDPCIRGTFAYDSLKTTVQIAINCLENEPSRRPSVEDVLWHMQYSIQVQEGATNSGNLSGNQSGKLSGKISGNLNNKFY, from the exons ATGATGAGGGGTTTCTTGTTTCTTGGTTTGGTTTTGTTTTTTCTAGTTTCATTTTCCTCTGCTCAGTTAGTTCCTGCAGAAAGTAGAATCCTTTTTCAAGTTCAACAGCTTCTTGAAAATCCACCTGTTCTTCAAGAATGGAATAATTGGacaaatttttgttttcttccaCAATCTCCTTCTCTTGTAATCACTTGTTCTGGTAATCATATAACTGAGTTAACTATTGTTGGTAACAAAAAATCCCCTTTTGAGTCTTTAAAATCCTCTTCTCCACAAGCCCTTTCTGGGaaattttcaattgattcaTTTTTCACTGTTGTTACTAAGCTTTCTAGTTTAAAGAAATTGTCTTTGGTTTCTCTTGGATTGTGGGGTTCATTGCCTGCCAAGATTAGTAGGCTACACTCACTTGAGGTACTTAACATTAGTTCAAATTTCATTCTTGGTGAAATACCATCATCAATAGTCAATTTCAAGAACCTGAAATCTCTTGTTTTGGCTAGAAATTTGTTTAATGGAAGTGTACCAGATCTGAAAGGGTTAAAAACACTTGAAGAATTGGATTTGAGTGGCAATAACTTAGGACCAAAGTTCCCATCTTTAGGTAACAACAACCTTGTGTCCCTCAATTTGAGTAACAATTTCTTTAGATCAGAAATAGCTAATGGACTCAACAAGTTTACTCATTTGCAAATTCTTGATTTGTCTTCCAATAAACTTGTTGGTCCAATGCCTTCATTTCTGTTTTCACTTCCAGCAATTAAGTCTATTAGTATTGCCAATAATCAGCTTAGTGGTTCTCTTCCAGCAAGTGTGTCTTGCAGTAACAACCTCaaatttgtcaatttttcgAGTAATCTATTGATGGGAAAGTTGCCAGCTTGTCTTGGATCAAGTTCAAGAAACAGGACAGTGATTAATGTTTGGAATTGTCTGTCAAGTACAAGCACAAAGTCTCAGCATCCACATACATTTTGTGAAAAACAAGCAATAGCTGTTAAGCCCCCTCCAAGAACTAATGATGAGAAGGAACAAGGAACAATCAAGCTTGGTGTTGTCTTGGGACTCATTGCTGGAATTGTTGTAGTTGTGAGTGCAATTGGTTTGCTGATCTTTTTCATTGTCAAGAAAGTTGTAAGAAATAGAgttcaaggatataaaaatgacaCCTTAGCTTTTGAGAAGAATTCAACCCTTTCCAAAACTGCTGATGGAG GGAATGCAAGGAGAACAATGAGGATGGTATCATTAGGACTTCCACCATATCATGTTTTCACTTTAGAGGAAATGGAAGAGGCAACAAACAATTTTGATCCAACTAATCTGGTTGGAGAAGGTTCACAGGGTCAG CTATATAGAGGTTGGCTTAGAGATGGATCAGTGGTCCTAGTGAAATGTCTGAAATTGAAGCAGAAGCATTCACCTCAAATTCTGCAGCAGCACATGGAGATGATATCAAAGCTAAGGCATCGACATTTAGTCAGTGTACTTGGACACTGTGTTGTTACTTACCAAGATCACCCAAATACAGCTAGCACTGTATTTATTGTGCTCGAAAACGTTGTCAATGGATCACTAAAAGATCATCTTAGTG ATTGGAGAAAAAGGGATGTATTGAAATGGCCACAAAGAATGGGAATAACGATGGGCATTGCAAAAGGAATTCAGTATTTGCACACTGGAGGAGTCACTGGAAATGATATAAAGCTTGAGAATGTTTTGTTGGATGAGACTCTTACTGCTAGAATAAGCAGCTATAATATATCTTTGCCACCTAAG GTTGGTTCGGAAAGTCCTCTTGCTGGACCAGACCAATTCACCAG CGCGAAAGAAGCCGAAAAGGAAGACATCTATCAGTTGGGAATTATTCTACTAGAGGTTATTATTGGTAGACCAATCAACTCTCAAAGCGAAGCAGAAGACCTTAAGCTTCAG GTGGAGACTGCCTTAGCGGAATCACCATCAAAGCTACGAGATTTAACAGATCCTTGTATTCGGGGTACATTTGCATATGACTCATTGAAAACGACGGTCCAGATAGCAATAAACTGCCTTGAAAACGAACCAAGTAGGCGACCATCAGTAGAAGATGTTCTCTGGCATATGCAATACTCAATTCAGGTTCAAGAAGGAGCAACCAACAGTGGAAACCTCAGTGGGAACCAAAGTGGGAAACTTAGTGGAAAAATAAGTGGAAATCTTAATAATAAGTTTTACTGA
- the LOC129880207 gene encoding protein IQ-DOMAIN 31-like, whose product MGKSPAKWLRSLLPGKKSSKSGSSKKSSNEKASVISTNAALSGSSVHLPLISEPVVGNAGGIKVDSNFEKGGVTDEVVLSSMERDGDEQNTCLTLPEDTEKMRLEQAATKTQAIFRGYLARRAFLRLKSTIRLQAAVRGHLVRRQAVTTLYCIHGIVKLQAHVRGQIIRHSSIGCEVISKQGLGQQDAKQLDNQRTNASKLARELSKNEFTTKLLASSPTVMPLHLHYGPEEPNSSQEWLVRWTISRIWQPRSKPETLSRRKHQNVEAEMAKSKHNGKKVHSRKMQNCSNHSTSSGSEKKKSSHLVNPVLQNPGSEIKMVKHSLKKISSPILEKPVQSEVDTERKRQSHDKSSSMTSDEPLKNSEGIVDNPTYVAPPQETLAVDDTITHLDILSVSGTHHKSTTDAVDQKSITDNREDDTPVANEDSCTNHDNNEGNESNKVNRRVSLPTKHDVDASTPTTRKVPSYMAPTKSAKAKLKEQASPRFGQDVAEKNAVTRRHSLPSPMNGKLSSSPSPRVHRLVQASAKEGIKIDRSLSSSRDGTDKMTRAEWKR is encoded by the exons ATGGGAAAGTCTCCTGCAAAGTGGCTCAGGTCATTGCTGCCAGGGAAAAAGTCTTCCAAATCTGGCTCATCAAAG AAATCTTCAAATGAGAAAGCATCTGTAATTTCCACCAACGCGGCATTGTCCGGTTCGTCTGTCCATTTGCCATTGATATCTGAACCAGTTGTTGGTAATGCTGGTGGAATAAAAGTAGACTCAAACTTTGAGAAAGGAGGGGTCACTGATGAGGTGGTTCTCTCTTCTATGGAGAGAGATGGAGATGAACAAAATAcatgtcttaccttacccgaggATACTGAGAAAATGAGGCTTGAGCAAGCTGCTACAAAGACACAAGCTATTTTTAGGGGTTATCTG GCTCGCCGAGCATTTCTTAGGCTCAAGAGCACCATAAGGCTACAAGCTGCAGTACGTGGCCATCTGGTCAGACGGCAGGCTGTTACTACATTATACTGTATACATGGCATTGTCAAGCTTCAAGCACATGTCCGTGGCCAGATTATTAGACATTCCAGTATTGGCTGTGAAGTGATATCCAAACAAGGACTTGGACAACAG GATGCTAAACAATTGGATAATCAGAGAACTAATGCATCCAAACTAGCAAGGGAGCTATCCAAGAATGAATTTACTACAAAG CTACTTGCTTCATCACCTACTGTAATGCCTCTACACCTCCATTATGGTCCAGAGGAACCAAATTCTAGTCAGGAATGGCTAGTCCGTTGGACTATATCACGGATTTGGCAACCACGATCTAAACCGGAAACACTTTCGAGAAGAAAGCATCAAAATGTTGAAGCAGAAATGGCTAAGTCAAAGCACAATGGAAAGAAAGTACATTCTAGAAAAATGCAGAACTGTTCAAATCATTCCACTTCTTCGGGGTCAGAAAAGAAGAAATCAAGTCATTTGGTAAACCCTGTTCTTCAGAATCCAGGAAGTGAGATTAAGATGgtaaaacatagtttaaagaaaatatccAGCCCTATATTGGAAAAACCAGTTCAGTCTGAGGTTGATACTGAGCGAAAAAGGCAAAGTCATGACAAATCATCAAGCATGACATCTGATGAACCATTGAAAAATTCAGAAGGGATAGTTGATAATCCTACTTATGTGGCCCCACCTCAAGAAACCCTAGCGGTGGATGATACTATCACTCATTTGGATATCCTTTCTGTATCTGGTACTCATCACAAATCAACTACTGATGCTGTGGATCAGAAATCGATCACTGATAACAGAGAGGATGATACTCCTGTTGCAAATGAGGATTCTTGTACTAACCATGATAATAATGAAGGAAATGAGAGCAACAAGGTTAACAGAAGAGTTTCTTTACCTACAAAGCATGATGTCGATGCAAGTACACCAACGACAAGAAAGGTGCCCAGCTACATGGCTCCAACCAAGTCTGCTAAGGCTAAGCTGAAAGAGCAAGCCTCACCAAGGTTTGGGCAAGATGTAGCTGAGAAGAATGCCGTAACCAGACGCCATTCTTTGCCGTCCCCTATGAATGGAAAGCTGAGTTCATCGCCATCACCACGGGTACACAGGCTGGTCCAAGCTAGTGCAAAAGAAGGAATCAAGATCGATAGATCTTTATCATCTTCAAGGGATGGTACTG ATAAGATGACTCGAGCAGAATGGAAGCGGTAA